Proteins encoded in a region of the Ralstonia pseudosolanacearum genome:
- a CDS encoding antitoxin: protein MAKPATFDGYSDQYTVDCERVLVTLLRGLGPWKESVYLIGGLTPRYLVAARPPVVPAHAGTLDVDIVIDLQILADTEAYHTLEDNLKKMGFERAENSAGAKLSWRWQTRTEHGALMVLELLADAPDIAGGKVQPLPTEGTISALNIPYSSIVFDLHQVTEIQAELLGGNGIAAEHIQHANLVSFTCLKSFAFDQRFERKDAHDLIYCIEHAAEGLDAVAAAFHKERNGKHGAVVETSLAILRSRFASDEKTEGYRKDGPVSVAKFELGEGDEPEQREARTLRQRQACDVIEQLLARIG, encoded by the coding sequence ATGGCAAAACCCGCAACGTTCGATGGCTACAGCGACCAGTACACGGTGGACTGCGAACGCGTCCTCGTAACACTGCTGCGCGGACTCGGACCGTGGAAAGAGTCGGTCTACCTGATCGGGGGACTCACGCCGCGATATCTTGTTGCCGCGCGGCCTCCGGTAGTGCCGGCGCACGCAGGCACTCTGGACGTGGACATTGTGATCGACCTGCAAATCCTGGCGGATACCGAGGCTTATCACACACTCGAAGACAACCTCAAGAAGATGGGGTTCGAGCGAGCCGAGAACAGCGCTGGTGCAAAGCTTTCCTGGCGTTGGCAGACCCGCACTGAACATGGCGCGTTGATGGTGCTGGAACTGCTGGCGGATGCGCCGGACATCGCTGGTGGCAAGGTGCAGCCGTTGCCGACCGAAGGCACGATCTCCGCACTGAATATCCCATATTCGTCCATCGTTTTTGACCTTCACCAAGTTACCGAGATCCAGGCTGAACTCCTCGGCGGCAACGGAATCGCGGCGGAACACATCCAGCATGCCAACCTCGTCAGCTTTACCTGCCTGAAGTCGTTCGCCTTCGATCAGCGCTTTGAACGCAAGGACGCGCACGATCTGATCTATTGCATTGAACACGCAGCCGAAGGACTGGACGCCGTGGCTGCGGCTTTCCACAAGGAGCGCAACGGCAAGCACGGTGCCGTCGTCGAGACCTCACTGGCGATCCTGCGCAGCCGCTTCGCAAGCGACGAGAAAACCGAGGGCTATCGCAAAGACGGTCCGGTTTCGGTCGCCAAGTTCGAGCTGGGTGAAGGCGACGAACCAGAGCAACGTGAGGCAAGGACGTTGCGGCAGCGGCAGGCATGCGACGTGATTGAACAACTCCTTGCTCGAATCGGATAA
- a CDS encoding type IV toxin-antitoxin system AbiEi family antitoxin, which translates to MTQSPLVEHALIEQLLESLRELPDVHVELAQSEPAVQAAGRVDAKIDLHVAGKSIVLLVEAKKSVFPRDVRQALWQLKSLQHGHYADAQRLLIAESLSPGAKALLRAERIGYFDSGGSLFLPAAGAYVYIDKPAPKTLEKSVRSLFSGRRAQVLYALLVNHEEWFGVTRVAERAQVAPSTASDVLSELERFDWLVSRGQGPSKERHLREPSALLDAWAKQLATQRAPVLHRYFVPGLKSEALIERLGQTFDAHQVAYAVSYEAAAQRYAPFLSGISQVRVRLLPSTSAETAMAELGARVVNEGANLAVIETKSAGELLFRQNVGGVWLASPVQVYLDLLRGEGRAKELAEHLRKERIGF; encoded by the coding sequence ATGACCCAATCGCCCCTCGTGGAACATGCTCTGATCGAGCAGCTCTTGGAGTCGCTCCGGGAGTTACCGGACGTGCATGTTGAGTTGGCTCAGTCGGAACCTGCTGTTCAAGCCGCGGGTCGCGTCGACGCGAAGATTGATCTACACGTCGCCGGCAAATCGATTGTCTTGCTGGTTGAGGCAAAGAAGTCCGTCTTTCCCCGAGACGTGCGCCAGGCGTTGTGGCAATTGAAGTCGCTGCAGCACGGTCACTACGCCGATGCGCAGCGCCTGCTGATCGCCGAATCGCTCTCACCGGGGGCGAAAGCATTGCTCAGAGCCGAGCGCATCGGCTACTTCGACAGCGGCGGAAGCTTGTTCCTGCCGGCCGCTGGTGCCTACGTTTACATCGACAAGCCGGCCCCGAAGACATTGGAAAAGTCGGTGCGGTCGCTCTTCTCCGGGCGGCGTGCCCAGGTTTTGTACGCGCTCCTGGTCAATCACGAGGAATGGTTTGGTGTTACCCGAGTGGCCGAACGGGCGCAGGTGGCGCCTTCCACGGCCTCGGATGTACTGAGTGAGCTGGAGCGGTTCGACTGGTTGGTGTCGCGAGGACAGGGGCCGAGCAAGGAGCGGCATCTGCGCGAGCCAAGTGCGTTGCTCGATGCTTGGGCGAAGCAGCTCGCCACACAACGCGCGCCAGTGCTGCACCGGTATTTCGTGCCTGGACTGAAATCTGAGGCACTGATTGAACGCCTCGGCCAGACATTCGACGCGCATCAGGTCGCCTATGCGGTGAGCTACGAAGCCGCAGCGCAGCGCTATGCCCCCTTCTTGTCCGGTATCTCACAGGTACGAGTTCGACTGCTACCCAGCACCAGTGCCGAGACGGCAATGGCTGAGCTGGGTGCGCGCGTCGTCAATGAAGGGGCGAACCTCGCGGTCATCGAGACGAAGTCGGCGGGAGAACTGTTGTTTCGGCAAAACGTCGGGGGTGTTTGGCTGGCCAGTCCGGTCCAGGTCTATCTCGACCTCTTGCGCGGTGAGGGCCGCGCCAAGGAATTGGCCGAGCACTTGCGCAAGGAAAGGATTGGATTCTGA